The genomic DNA ATCACTAAAGTAGCACTACTAACTTTAAATGGGTTGAACAAATGAGCTAAAAAAACTATTCTTTCTCTAGGTAGGATGTCGGTTGAACTCTCTGGTCCCGTTTGGTGAGCTAAATGAGATAGGTTGTGATCAATTAAAATGGACTTAGGTCAAGTCCGTTGTTTATTGTGTCAAATATGAAATGGATATGACTGAACATGATGAGTTATGAGTCCACAATATAGAGTTAGTTATCTAACATATCCTTATACATGGGTTACAAGTTCTGTCTTACAAGTCCCTACCAATCCAATCAGGTCCCCTAAAATCCAATCTCATAGTACAGCTCACCAAATGGGTTCCGTTTTCACTCACTTCTTCATACTGATGAACTTGTGTATTAGATATGTCTCACAAAGCAAACCTAGCCACTTTCACATGACACTTACATGATATAGCTAAAGCCCAATCCCCTacttttaatgtagataatattaattgttcaaaaaaaaaaattcaaattggaCTAAAACAATATGAGCCCCAATACTGAGCCACGTATCCAACAATCTTCACCTTGATGAAACTTTTAAGACATcaataaaaaatcaacaataGTACAAACTCTAAATACTAACAAGAGTACAAGTGACCCGAGTCAAATATTCCAAACTCTCATACCAAATGAGCCAAGAACAAAGTTCAATTTCTTATGCACAAACAAGTGTCAAAAGAGAGCTATTACAAATAAGTGAAGCAACCCACatacaataaataaaaagacaacAAACCAGTATACAAACTCTTCTCGTCACTCACCAAAGTTGCTACACACCCACAAATTATACAATCGCCTTACAAAGGTGCAACACTCTAGTGACAAAGAATAGCTTTTTTTTGGTATCTTCTATACAGAGTGTTGCCACACAAGAaaacaacaagaagaaaatcTTCTTTCTTCAACACAGAAGGTGCGACAAGAACTCTCCAATTTTAAATGagtttctctcttcttcttttttttcttttttttttaataacaaaatgtCTATGTTTCCTGTCACATCCTggtccggggcggatcacttcccgggcccgctccaccactgtagcacgatattgtccgctttaggcttaccattccctcacggttttgtttttgggaactcacgagcaacttcccagtgggtcacccatcatgggattgctctagcccctttctcgcttaacttcggagttcctacggaacccgaagccagtgagctcccaaaaggcctcgtgttaggtagggatgggaatatacatttaaggatcactcccctgggcgatgtgggaagttacaatccacccccttagggattgtcacatccccgcccggggcggatcacttcctaggcccgctccaccaccgtagcacgatattgtccgctttgggcttaccattccctcacggttttgtttttgggaactcacgagtaacttcccagtgggtcacccatcatgggattgctctagcccttttctcgcttaacttcggagttcctacggaacccgaaaccagtgagctcccaaaaggcctcgtgttaggtagggatgagaatatacatttaaggatcactctcctaggcgatgtgggatgttacaatccacccccttagggattgtcacatcccggcccggggcggatcacttcccgggcccgctccaccaccatagcacgatattgtccgctttgggcttaccattccctcacggttttgtttttgggaactcacgagcaacttcccagtgggtcacccatcatgggattgctctagcccccttctcgcttaacttcggagttcctacggaacccgaagccagtgagctcccaaaaggcctcgtgttaggtagggatgagaatatacatttaaggatcactcccctgggcgatgtgggatgttacaattttcTCCACCACCAAATCATTGATTGGTTTGATTGGAATGTTTTAATATTGTGCACTGCCGACTTGACTTCTTTATCAAGATGATCGAACGGCTAAGCAATGAACCTCTTATTGGCTTAGGTTACTTCAAATTTtagagtaaaattaaaaaaatttagcccaataaatttaggttttaactcatgAACAACTTttttggcttaaaattttagccccaaatTATTGAAAGatgaatttaggttttttttttttaacttaacatttctttataaaaaaaaaacttttctttttaaaaaaaaaaaaaaagaaggtatgtagactatcataaattaattttatgaatattttgacctaaaaatatttcaattccgataaatattgaaaaatcactaaatcgacacatgaaactcatgaaacactatggaaTAATATGAAAGACATGATATAGATTGGAAGAATTGCAAATGGGAAGAAATGGTTTTGGAAGatggtaaaaagaaaaattggaagaacggtaggagaaaagtgagttttgtgtggatgtttgaacaactacataggtatttatagagtttttggatgaattttgagttaaataatttttttttttaattatttttagccgttggatttaaatttgggtagttagatattttttttaccgttagatttaattatatttgatctccgccgttggattcaataaatatataaatatgaaactaaaaaaaaattgtttgaatgtggaccgttggatgaaCCATCAGCCAAACTGATTGTGACTGCTACATCATAAAAGAGCCGTTTGGGCTTAGTTACCCATCAGACATCAGGGCAGACAGCCCCATGTAGGTGGGCCATATTCTCTGAGCTCCACCAAGTTTTTTGGGCTAAATCTTGGAggaaatttaagtttttttttttagttttaatactTAACCCAATTTTAGAATAAGGGTTGGAGAGAAATGGAGGGAAAATTTAAGACTTACTCCAAGGGTTAGATTTATGCAAATAAACCTTGTGGTATGTAAATGTTTGTCAAAGTTGTGCAAATTTTCAGACCTTGCACACTCCAACAAAACCAAATATGTTGAAAATTAGttttattgtgttttgtttttttaagtaaAATGGAGGAAGAATACGAAAACGATTGTTTAGTCATTTGACTCATTCCATTTCTCATATGCAAATCACCATTCTATAATTAcagaaaatatatcaaaatattccaccattttcaaaatatatcaaaatacTTTCATAAACactgacaaaaataaaaaaaatttgatcaaaaaaataaacactgactaaaaattattttattaaaactttctTGTGCATAGATTAACGTGTTATGGATTTGAATCATAACTTAGTAAAACACATCATAGTTACATCAACATGACGACGTAACTTTATGTTCCTATGTGACTTGACCAGTCACTAAGGTGACCTCATTCATCGCTCTCCTATTCCATGACCTcctccaacaacaacaactcTCGGTAACTAGCCTCTATTCGTAggtttaaatttttagtttttctagcattatttttgtaatatttCCAAGTATTCTCAAAACACGTCAATTCTTTTTAATAGGTGATTTAGAGTATATtcaaaggaaatgtcaaattcaaaatatcaaatttaaatttgatagtTGACTTGGTAATTTGATATATTgtcaatatttttctttcatccGGTATGCCAAAATTTATTtcttcatttatgtttttttaaacaaaataataaaagttaggttgttattggtttaaaaataataaaataatacttaaatatgCTAGCATTTAAAGTAAGACAAATGGAATGTCTTTGGAaataacaaaaatcaaatttgaaggcaaCTTCAAATTTAATATCTCTTTATCCATGTTAACTTAGCTTTTTTTCCTATATCATCTTTGACACCTCgattaaagtaaatagtacgtCATTTGTTACCGTGATATAACTTTGTGACATTTTTAACATCTCATTCCGAGACGGTCTTACATGACTAACCAAAATTTgcgaaaaagtaaaaaattaaaataaaaccgGGCCAAGGTGTTTCATCGAAATCCTAATTCTTCCAGGTTCAGCGTGTGTAGGCGCCCTGTTTGTTGATCGGGAAGAGCATGGGCCTGAGACTGGGCCGCGCTGCTACCCTCGCAGCCCAGATGTCAAATGTACACCCGCCAGCAGCGGATGGGAACCCGCATCCTATGTAAACTTCCTTTATAAACCACACATACACAAAACCCTAACTCTTGCACTCATTTCTCACTTCAGAGCCGCATTAGggtttcagagagagagagagagagagagagagctcgagAACAATGGTGTCTGGTTCAGGTATCTGCGCAAAGCGCGTTGTGGTGGACGCCCGCCACCACATGCTCGGCCGCCTGTCGTCGATCCTCGCCAAGGAGCTGCTCAACGGCCAGAAGGTCGTGGTTGTTCGCGCGGAGGAGATCTGTATCTCCGGTGGGCTGGTGAGGCAGAAGATGAAGTACATGAGGTTCTTGCGTAAGCGCATGAACACCAAGCCTTCTCATGGTCCCATCCACTTCCGCGCCCCTGCTAAGATCCTCTGGCGCACCATCCGTGGGTACGTCGTCTTTTCTCTGTTATCCTTCACCGATttattgatttatgcatgtttAAATGAGGTTAACCTGGTGGGTTTCTCTTGGTTTAATTGATTAGGTTACATTTTCTTATGTAAATTAATGGAATTTATGAAACCCATTTGGGgattttgttagtttttattgTTGGGTTTTTGGTTGATGATATAAATTGATTGTTTTAATTCAGTAGGAGCTGTAAAGTTTCGTTTTTGttctattttatagtttttttttctggatttAGTTAAAGAGTTATGTAGTTCTTTGTTAGGAATAAAGAATTTTCTTGCTTTCTGCTTTGTTCTACTGCTTGAgagagttttatttatttattttatttttttggaaatatgttgaattagttttgttattactttgtttTCCAGGATGATTCCCCATAAGACTAAGCGTGGTGCTGCTGCACTTGCTCGTTTGAAGGCATATGAGGGTATTCCACCTCCATATGACAAGGTTAAGAGGATGGTCATTCCTGATGCACTCAAGTAAGCATTTTGACACCATGTTTTTAATTTGCTAATTTCCTTCCTTgttattttagattgttttgtttttcatgaCTTGAATGTTTATTGTTTTATCATTTGGGAATCTTCAGGGTCTTGAGGCTTCAAGCGGGACACAAGTACTGTTTGTTGGGCAAGCTTTCTTCTGAGGTTGGATGGAACCACTATGAGACCATCAAGGTGAGAATCTCATGCTTTCCTTGTTTGCTTTTACTGAGTCTTTTGTGTCCTTGTGCTGAGAGTTTCTCTGCAATGGTTTGGGTAAAGGATCAAGTTTTCTCTTTTAGTTCAAAGTAGCATACCCATTATTTCCTATTGAGTCAGATTGCAGTCTTAGATGAGTACAATGTAGTTTCCGTGGTTTATGTATTTTCTCCCTCTTAAATGCACAATGTTATATGCGCTTCTGTTTTCATGGTTTGGAAAATGGTTGCTATATGCTTCATGTTGCATGTCTGAGCGGTGGAGTCGACTAACATTATTGTACTATAGTAGTAAAAGGCACTCCTTTTGTTTTCTATCGTTATTAATCACTTGTATTGGTCTGTACTTTCTGTTTTCTAAAGCTATGATTGGGTGAGGGATCCCGAAGTctcaattaatgaatttatcaCAAAATATTAGATGGGCGGTGATTACAAAAAGCCCTCCTTGACCATTACAAAGGCATATGAGGGGAATTTGCAAATCCGACTTGGAAGTTGTCATTTGCAAATCCCTCTTATGTACCTTGTAAGGATCATACAGGGCAATATCTTAATCCCGTGTATGAACCTTTTGTGTTTCATTCTTTACTTTGTTTCAATCCCTTGGAAATTGGCAATTTCTCACCCAAACATAGCATAAGTTCTAGTTATGTAGTTGATTATATTGGTTCGTATTGTCAATTGTTTATTATTCCTCTGATTTGATCCCCATGTATACTAACACATGTACTGAAAATTTGGAGTCTCACAGTTTATATTAGCACTTGATTTTTTGTATTCTATGTGGTCTTGTGGTTTATCTAAGTTAGGTCTAGTACTTTCTGCGTTTGTATTGTTGCATCACCAGAGCATAAATTCCATACGCGTCCATGAAACTCATATGCATGTTATTTTATCTTTGGGAAAGCGCTCTCATTATACAATGGAGGAGCACGAAGTTCACGCATTTATTTTACTCTCGTGCCTACTAATGTTAAACTACTGAATTTGTGCGTGCAGGAGCTTGAGAacaagagaaaggagagagccCAGGTTGCTTATGAGAGGAAGAAACAGTTGAACAAACTGAGGGTGAAAGCAGAAAAGGTTGCTGAGGAGAAACTAGGACCCCAGCTTGAGATCATTGCCCCAATTAAATATTGATGAgtagaattttttgttttaagatGATAATGTTGTTGACGATTGAGTTGCGGAGTTCAATTTTGTTCGTGTTATGACACTTCGTTGTTTGCTCTAATAGCTTAAGCATTTGCGTAGTTGTTTCTGATACATATCTTTCACTTGTTTGGGATTTGGTATTCATGAAGTGGCTAAATCACTCTTTTATGAATTCggttcttttgcttttgaaattaCACTAACACATTTGAAATTGACACGAATTCCCCTATCAACATTTAAGTTTAACATCTGATTTAGTAATCAACCCTGAATAATGGTTATGAGTG from Pyrus communis chromosome 17, drPyrComm1.1, whole genome shotgun sequence includes the following:
- the LOC137722303 gene encoding large ribosomal subunit protein uL13w; amino-acid sequence: MVSGSGICAKRVVVDARHHMLGRLSSILAKELLNGQKVVVVRAEEICISGGLVRQKMKYMRFLRKRMNTKPSHGPIHFRAPAKILWRTIRGMIPHKTKRGAAALARLKAYEGIPPPYDKVKRMVIPDALKVLRLQAGHKYCLLGKLSSEVGWNHYETIKELENKRKERAQVAYERKKQLNKLRVKAEKVAEEKLGPQLEIIAPIKY